From a single Corynebacterium kroppenstedtii DSM 44385 genomic region:
- the purH gene encoding bifunctional phosphoribosylaminoimidazolecarboxamide formyltransferase/IMP cyclohydrolase, which produces MTDSQSATPSPATSSTSDSQIPVKRALISVYNKTGLADLASALHADGVEIVSTGSTAAHIADAGIPVTLVEKLTGFPECLDGRVKTLHPKVHAGILADTRNPDHVKQLEDMGIEGFQLVVVNLYPFSETVASGADRDECVEKIDIGGPSMVRAAAKNHESVAVVVNPDDYADTAKAVHDGGFSFAQRVDLASRAFQHTAAYDVAVATWMSKQSALTQASSNEDAGSDNAGSDKTTFGEFVGSTYTLSHPLRYGENPHQAAALYVDQHGHPGLAQAEQLHGKEMSYNNYTDGDAAWRAVWDHPGETCVAVIKHANPCGIAISRESVADAHRKAHACDPVSAYGGIIAANKPVTLEMAQTVKKIFTEAIIAPSFDDDALELLKTKKNLRILVAPKPERQGLQLKEVAGGVLVQERDVLDAPGDDPSTWELVAGDSADDETFNDLAFAWRSVRAVKSNAILLAKDGATVGVGMGQVNRVDSARLSVQRAGEDRARGAVAASDAFFPFADGFEVLADAGVRAVVQPGGSIRDEEVIEAARKAGVTMYLTKERHFFH; this is translated from the coding sequence ATGACCGACTCCCAATCCGCAACTCCTTCTCCCGCTACATCCTCCACATCCGATTCCCAGATTCCCGTAAAACGCGCACTGATCAGCGTATATAACAAAACTGGACTCGCAGATTTAGCCAGCGCTCTCCACGCTGATGGTGTTGAGATCGTGTCGACGGGGTCCACCGCTGCTCATATCGCCGATGCAGGAATCCCCGTGACGCTCGTCGAAAAGCTCACCGGTTTCCCCGAGTGCCTTGACGGTCGAGTCAAAACTCTGCATCCCAAAGTTCATGCGGGGATCCTGGCCGACACGCGAAATCCGGACCATGTTAAGCAGCTCGAAGACATGGGGATTGAGGGTTTTCAGCTTGTCGTGGTGAATTTGTATCCCTTCTCTGAAACGGTCGCGTCGGGTGCGGATCGTGACGAATGTGTGGAAAAGATCGATATCGGCGGGCCGTCGATGGTTCGTGCTGCTGCGAAGAATCACGAGTCTGTCGCGGTTGTTGTGAATCCCGACGATTATGCCGACACCGCCAAGGCAGTTCACGATGGCGGTTTTAGTTTTGCGCAGCGTGTGGACCTTGCGTCGCGCGCTTTCCAGCACACCGCGGCCTATGACGTTGCGGTGGCGACGTGGATGTCGAAGCAATCCGCGTTGACCCAGGCGTCGTCGAATGAAGATGCTGGTTCGGATAATGCTGGCTCGGACAAGACCACGTTCGGCGAGTTTGTGGGCAGCACCTACACGCTCTCGCACCCTCTTCGTTATGGCGAAAACCCGCATCAAGCTGCGGCATTGTATGTGGATCAGCATGGTCATCCGGGGTTGGCTCAGGCCGAGCAGCTCCACGGCAAAGAGATGTCCTACAACAACTACACCGATGGCGACGCTGCGTGGCGTGCTGTGTGGGATCATCCGGGCGAGACCTGTGTTGCCGTCATTAAGCATGCCAACCCGTGCGGCATCGCGATTTCCCGCGAGTCGGTTGCCGACGCTCACCGCAAAGCCCACGCCTGCGACCCCGTGTCTGCCTACGGCGGAATCATTGCGGCGAACAAGCCGGTGACGTTAGAGATGGCTCAAACGGTGAAGAAGATCTTTACCGAGGCCATCATTGCACCATCATTTGACGACGATGCCCTCGAGCTTTTGAAGACGAAGAAGAATCTTCGCATCTTGGTCGCGCCGAAGCCCGAGCGTCAAGGATTGCAGCTCAAAGAAGTAGCCGGTGGCGTGCTTGTTCAGGAACGCGATGTTCTGGATGCTCCCGGTGACGATCCGTCAACGTGGGAACTCGTTGCTGGTGACTCAGCCGATGACGAGACCTTCAACGACCTCGCCTTCGCGTGGCGTTCCGTGCGCGCCGTGAAGTCCAACGCCATTTTGCTAGCCAAGGATGGCGCGACGGTGGGCGTCGGTATGGGGCAGGTTAACCGTGTTGATTCTGCTCGGCTGTCAGTTCAGCGTGCCGGGGAGGATCGTGCTCGTGGTGCTGTTGCTGCGTCGGATGCCTTCTTCCCGTTTGCCGATGGTTTCGAGGTGCTTGCCGACGCTGGTGTGCGCGCGGTTGTTCAACCCGGTGGTTCTATCCGCGACGAGGAAGTTATTGAGGCTGCCCGCAAGGCGGGAGTCACGATGTACCTGACCAAGGAGCGTCACTTCTTCCACTAG